The genomic stretch AACACCGCTGACCGACCGTAATGATTTCCCGATGCCATTTCTGGTTTCAGCCGAAGACGCCGCCGAGAGAATCGTCAGCGGCCTGGCCCGCGGCCACAATGACATCGCCTTTCCCAAGCGTTTCACCTGGATGCTGAAAGTGCTTGGCGCCCTTCCCCGGCCCCTGATAGACCGTATGTCGGCTGCCATGGCTCGAAAAAGTAACAGCGAACAGGAAAACAGTGGATGAGTGTTGAGCGTCAGCGAATTGCTGTCATCGGGGCCGGCGTTTCGGGCCTCACGGCTGCCTGGCTTCTGGCCGAGGAGCACAACGTAGAGATTTTTGAGGCGGGCGACTACGCCGGCGGCCACACCAACACCGAGCAGGTTGAGTCCGGTGGCCGGACCTGGCCGGTGAATACCGGGTTCATTGTATTCAATGACTGGACCTACCCGAATTTCATCCGCCTGATGGACCGGCTCGGAGTGGCCTCCGAGGTAAGCGACATGAGTTTCAGCGTCGACTGCAGCAGTACCGGCCTGCAGTACAACGGTACCAGCCTGAACACCCTGTTTGCCCAGCGTCGCAATGTGCTCAACCTGCCGTTTCTGAAAATGGTGCGGGAGATTCTGCGGTTCAACAAGGAGACCCGGGCAGAGCTCCAGGGCGGGGCCATCAGCAATAATGAAACCCTCGGCGAATACCTGAACCGCAATGGTTACTCCCGGTATTTCAGGAACTACTACATCGTGCCCATGGGCGCAGCCATCTGGTCGGCGCCCGAGATTATCCTGGAGCAGTTCCCGATCCGGTTCTTTCTGCAGTTTTTCAATAACCACGGCATGCTCTCGGTGGATGACCGCCCCACCTGGCGGGTAATCTCCGGCGGCTCCGCGACGTATGTAACCCGGATGATGGAACGCCTTGGCGATGTCACTCACCTGAACAGCCCGGTGGACAAGGTGGTAAGGGATGAAGCCGGTGTGACGGTATGCGTCAAAGGCCAGGAGCACCGCTTCGACCAGGTGATTTTTGCCTGCCACAGTGATCAGGCCCTGGCCATGCTCGGGGACCCGACCGACGGGGAACGGGATATTCTGGGGGCCATGGCGTATCAGACCAACGATGTGGTGCTGCATACCGATGCCTCGGTACTGCCGGACAACCGTCGGGCCTGGGCTGCCTGGAACTATTTCATCCCGACCCACAGCACCGAGCCGGTCTCCGTCACCTACAACATGAACATCCTGCAGAACTTTCACGATGCCCCCGAAACTTTCTGCGTGACACTGAACCGCAGCCGTGATGTCGCCCCGGACAAGGTGATCAAACGCTTTGAATACGCCCACCCGGTGTTCACCCTCGATGCCGTTGCGGCCCAGGAGCGCTACGACGAGATCGGCAACCGGAACCGGACCCACTATTGCGGCGCCTACTGGTTTAACGGCTTCCATGAGGACGGTGTACGCAGCGCGCTCCGGGTAACCCGGGCATTCGGCGTGGAGTTTTGACCGTGAACAGCCAGTGGCTGGAGGGTACGGTACGGCACAGGCGCAAGTACCCGGTACAACATGAGTTCAGTTACCGCACTGGCATGCTGGCACTGGATACCGACGAGTGGCACCAGATTACCGATATCAGCCCGCTGTTTTCTCTGGAAAGGTTCAACTGGCTGTCGCTGAAACGTAAGGACTACTTCCAGCCAGACTCAGGAGAGCTGTGCGGAGCTGTGCGGGATCATGTCGCCCGCGCCACCGGATGGCGCCCCGATGGTGAGGTTGAACTGATCACCCACCCCCGTTATTTCGGCCACGTGTTCAACCCGGTCAGTTTCTACTTCTGTTACCGTGCCGGCGACCGGCCCGGAGACGGCGCCGTGCCCAAGGTGATTGCAGCCCAGATCACCAACACCCCCTGGCATGACCGCCATGTCTATTGCCTGGAAACCGCCGGCGCCGCGCCGAACAAGGCTGGCTGGTG from Marinobacter subterrani encodes the following:
- a CDS encoding DUF1365 domain-containing protein, whose protein sequence is MNSQWLEGTVRHRRKYPVQHEFSYRTGMLALDTDEWHQITDISPLFSLERFNWLSLKRKDYFQPDSGELCGAVRDHVARATGWRPDGEVELITHPRYFGHVFNPVSFYFCYRAGDRPGDGAVPKVIAAQITNTPWHDRHVYCLETAGAAPNKAGWCTERFGFSKRFHVSPFNGMNQHYDWTFSFRGPELRIHMNVLEEGRKHFDATLVVQRTPLTRKEIHRSLRKFPIEAFKVVAGIYWHALRLKLKGAPFYSHPDKLPEDDSAHRQGHDDSGLDVTSNQTNDKTRGRVSSWRT
- a CDS encoding NAD(P)/FAD-dependent oxidoreductase, which codes for MSVERQRIAVIGAGVSGLTAAWLLAEEHNVEIFEAGDYAGGHTNTEQVESGGRTWPVNTGFIVFNDWTYPNFIRLMDRLGVASEVSDMSFSVDCSSTGLQYNGTSLNTLFAQRRNVLNLPFLKMVREILRFNKETRAELQGGAISNNETLGEYLNRNGYSRYFRNYYIVPMGAAIWSAPEIILEQFPIRFFLQFFNNHGMLSVDDRPTWRVISGGSATYVTRMMERLGDVTHLNSPVDKVVRDEAGVTVCVKGQEHRFDQVIFACHSDQALAMLGDPTDGERDILGAMAYQTNDVVLHTDASVLPDNRRAWAAWNYFIPTHSTEPVSVTYNMNILQNFHDAPETFCVTLNRSRDVAPDKVIKRFEYAHPVFTLDAVAAQERYDEIGNRNRTHYCGAYWFNGFHEDGVRSALRVTRAFGVEF